From the Vibrio alginolyticus NBRC 15630 = ATCC 17749 genome, one window contains:
- a CDS encoding beta-ketoacyl-ACP synthase, translated as MSRRVVVTGMSGVTAFGNDWQSVEPKLRDCQNATQYMPSYEQYDGLNTKLAAPILDFELPKHYKRKQVRGMGRVSKLATVATENALSQAGLIGNDVLTNGQTGIAYGSSTGSTDAIGAFGVMLNEKTTKAITATTYVQMMPHTTAVNVGLFFGLKGRVIPTSSACTSGSQAIGYAYEAIKHGYQTVMVAGGAEELCPTESAVFDTLFATSLKNEDPKSTPRPYDSDRDGLVIGEGAGTLVLEEYEHAVARGAKIYAEIIGFASNCDAAHVTQPQMETMQICMEMALQNAGIPSEKIDYVSAHGTATDRGDIAESNATANALGKVPISSLKSYFGHTLGACGAIEAWLGLEMMHTGWFNPTLNLKNLDEQCGDLDYIAGQGRELDVKYLMSNNFAFGGINTSIIFKKM; from the coding sequence ATGAGCCGTCGAGTTGTTGTAACCGGAATGTCAGGCGTGACTGCGTTTGGTAACGATTGGCAATCTGTCGAACCAAAACTGCGTGACTGCCAGAACGCGACGCAATACATGCCTTCTTACGAACAGTATGATGGTTTGAACACCAAGCTCGCGGCACCAATTTTAGATTTTGAACTGCCAAAGCACTACAAGCGCAAGCAAGTACGCGGCATGGGGCGTGTTTCCAAATTGGCGACCGTCGCAACAGAAAACGCACTAAGCCAAGCAGGTTTGATTGGTAACGACGTACTCACCAATGGTCAAACGGGTATCGCATACGGCTCATCAACAGGCAGTACTGATGCAATCGGTGCATTTGGTGTCATGCTGAATGAGAAAACCACCAAAGCGATCACCGCAACGACTTACGTGCAAATGATGCCGCATACCACGGCAGTGAACGTTGGTCTATTTTTCGGTTTGAAAGGCCGAGTGATCCCAACCAGCAGTGCATGTACCTCTGGCAGCCAAGCAATCGGCTACGCCTACGAAGCGATCAAGCACGGCTACCAAACGGTCATGGTTGCTGGTGGCGCTGAAGAATTGTGCCCAACGGAATCCGCGGTCTTCGATACCCTTTTTGCCACCAGTCTGAAGAATGAAGACCCGAAAAGCACACCAAGACCTTATGACTCCGATCGCGATGGTTTGGTGATTGGTGAAGGTGCGGGAACGCTAGTTCTGGAAGAGTACGAACACGCCGTCGCTCGTGGCGCGAAAATCTATGCAGAAATCATCGGTTTTGCCAGCAACTGTGATGCCGCACACGTCACTCAACCACAGATGGAAACCATGCAAATCTGTATGGAAATGGCTTTGCAAAACGCGGGCATTCCTTCTGAGAAGATCGACTATGTATCTGCTCACGGCACTGCCACCGACCGCGGCGATATTGCGGAAAGCAACGCAACAGCGAATGCTCTGGGCAAAGTGCCAATCAGTTCACTCAAGAGCTACTTTGGCCACACACTAGGCGCCTGTGGCGCGATTGAAGCGTGGCTAGGTTTAGAAATGATGCACACAGGCTGGTTCAACCCAACGCTCAACCTAAAAAACCTCGACGAGCAATGTGGTGATTTAGACTACATCGCCGGACAAGGCCGAGAGCTGGACGTGAAATATTTGATGAGTAACAACTTCGCCTTTGGCGGCATCAACACCTCCATCATCTTTAAAAAGATGTAA
- the fabG gene encoding 3-oxoacyl-ACP reductase FabG, whose amino-acid sequence MTRQVLVTGASKGIGKAIAVQLAKDGFQIIVHYMGDQQGAQNTLDTIEQHGGSCRLIQFDISDRADCREKLEADIAEHGAYYGVVNNAGITKDTAFPAMTEEEWDGVIHTNLDSFYNVLHPCVMPMVQKRKGGRIVTLASVSGLMGNRGQTNYSAAKAGVIGATKSLALELAKRKITVNCVAPGLIDTGMVDEHVKEHAMPQIPLRRMGEPEEVAGLVSYLMSDIAGYVTRQVISVNGGLV is encoded by the coding sequence ATGACCCGACAAGTCCTCGTTACAGGTGCCAGCAAAGGCATCGGTAAAGCCATTGCCGTTCAATTAGCCAAAGATGGTTTCCAAATCATCGTCCATTACATGGGCGATCAACAAGGCGCACAAAATACCCTAGACACCATCGAACAACATGGTGGTAGCTGTCGTCTTATCCAATTCGACATCAGTGATCGTGCAGATTGTCGTGAGAAGCTAGAAGCCGATATCGCCGAACACGGCGCTTACTATGGCGTCGTGAACAACGCTGGCATCACAAAAGATACCGCTTTCCCTGCGATGACCGAAGAAGAATGGGATGGTGTGATTCATACCAACTTAGACAGCTTCTACAACGTTCTTCACCCTTGTGTTATGCCAATGGTGCAAAAGCGCAAAGGCGGCCGAATTGTTACGCTTGCATCAGTCTCTGGCCTAATGGGGAATCGTGGTCAAACTAACTACAGCGCAGCGAAAGCGGGCGTAATTGGTGCAACAAAATCACTCGCGCTTGAACTGGCAAAACGCAAAATCACCGTCAACTGCGTTGCTCCAGGACTTATCGACACAGGCATGGTAGACGAACACGTGAAAGAACATGCGATGCCACAAATTCCTTTGCGCCGCATGGGAGAGCCAGAAGAAGTTGCTGGTTTAGTCAGTTACCTTATGTCTGACATCGCAGGCTATGTAACTCGCCAAGTCATTTCGGTAAACGGAGGCCTAGTATGA
- a CDS encoding hotdog family protein encodes MTKLPPIEQLLPHDKPMILVDRALDVQQDTIHCQVDIAEHNPFFDSASQTVPAYVGIEFMAQSVAAWSGYHALMKEQAPPIGFLLGSRRYTSECDTFSRGQVLDVYAEKVMEDNGMAVFSARIELQGTVVATCQLNVYVPSEEKLQEMKIRSQQ; translated from the coding sequence ATGACTAAACTTCCTCCCATCGAACAACTTTTGCCACACGACAAACCAATGATTTTGGTCGATCGTGCCTTGGATGTTCAACAAGATACGATTCACTGCCAGGTTGATATCGCAGAACACAATCCGTTCTTCGACTCGGCCTCTCAAACTGTGCCAGCTTACGTTGGCATTGAGTTTATGGCGCAATCTGTCGCGGCGTGGTCTGGTTACCACGCATTAATGAAAGAACAAGCGCCACCGATTGGCTTTTTGCTTGGTAGCCGTCGATACACGTCTGAATGCGATACGTTTTCTCGCGGACAGGTGCTCGATGTGTATGCTGAAAAAGTTATGGAAGATAACGGTATGGCGGTTTTTTCAGCCCGTATTGAGCTACAAGGAACTGTTGTAGCGACTTGCCAATTGAACGTTTACGTTCCATCAGAAGAAAAATTACAAGAAATGAAAATCAGGAGTCAACAATGA
- a CDS encoding beta-ketoacyl-[acyl-carrier-protein] synthase family protein, producing the protein MPIRSSQPLYIQACGFHSAMGQDDALIHQCLSGAKPSNMVVDQDILNSGRQTVIGRIAQALPQLPPALSQFDTRNNRLALSALQQIEGDVRDAIAKYGRDRIAVVIGTSTSGISDGEIAFGDKLANGEFPADYHYTKQELGNCSDFIAAYFDLSGPHYSVSTACSSSGRVFLTAQRLIRSGIVDAVIVGGVDTICRLTLNGFNGLEALSDTLCKPFDQHRNGINIGEAAALMLLSKTPAPVALLGAGDSSDAHHISAPHPEGLGAEEAMKKALANAGLTAQDIGYINAHGTATPLNDAMESKAIHRCFGDSVPVSSTKPLTGHTLGAASATEAAIAWHILKYNLDLPIQHCETKADDIHISLVETPTKLGNKAILSNSFAFGGNNISLIFGYAHD; encoded by the coding sequence ATGCCTATTCGCTCTTCTCAACCTTTGTATATTCAGGCCTGTGGCTTTCACTCTGCCATGGGACAAGATGATGCGCTCATCCACCAGTGTTTATCAGGAGCGAAGCCATCCAACATGGTGGTTGACCAAGATATTTTAAATTCAGGCCGCCAAACAGTAATCGGTCGAATCGCACAGGCGTTACCGCAATTACCACCCGCACTCAGCCAGTTTGATACGAGAAACAACCGCCTCGCACTTTCGGCTTTGCAGCAAATCGAAGGCGACGTGCGTGACGCCATTGCTAAATATGGTCGTGACCGTATCGCGGTCGTGATCGGCACCAGCACATCTGGCATTTCAGATGGCGAAATCGCGTTTGGAGATAAGCTGGCAAACGGCGAGTTTCCTGCCGATTACCATTACACCAAACAAGAGCTTGGCAACTGCAGCGATTTTATTGCCGCCTACTTTGATTTGAGCGGCCCACATTACTCAGTTTCAACCGCCTGTTCTTCTAGTGGTCGTGTCTTTTTAACCGCGCAACGCCTGATTCGCTCGGGCATTGTTGATGCCGTCATTGTGGGTGGCGTGGATACCATTTGTCGCCTCACACTAAACGGCTTTAACGGTTTAGAAGCCCTATCCGATACTCTTTGTAAACCGTTTGACCAACATCGTAACGGCATCAATATCGGCGAAGCCGCAGCATTAATGTTGCTAAGCAAAACACCCGCGCCCGTTGCTCTTCTCGGAGCTGGCGATAGCTCAGACGCGCACCACATTTCCGCACCACATCCAGAAGGGTTAGGCGCAGAAGAAGCGATGAAGAAAGCGTTGGCCAATGCAGGACTAACAGCACAAGACATTGGTTACATCAACGCGCATGGCACAGCAACGCCGTTAAACGATGCGATGGAAAGCAAAGCCATTCACCGCTGCTTTGGTGACTCCGTCCCTGTGAGCTCTACAAAGCCACTTACCGGACACACATTAGGCGCTGCAAGTGCAACGGAAGCCGCGATCGCTTGGCATATTCTCAAGTACAACCTTGATTTGCCAATACAACACTGCGAAACCAAAGCAGACGATATCCATATATCGTTAGTTGAGACGCCAACCAAACTGGGTAACAAAGCGATTCTCAGCAACTCTTTTGCTTTTGGTGGCAATAATATTAGTCTTATTTTTGGTTACGCTCATGACTAA
- a CDS encoding DUF3261 domain-containing protein yields the protein MIFNHAFRCATLIVLSLFLSACSLVPHQSTPQVDIAENTQVNLPTPASLGYQLTASQLITASWVIDDKPTSEQLPVQLQVTSNEVVLAGFSSWGTRVLSLSYDGEQIQTEVLNGLQGTLPQPEQVLFNLMITLWPSSAWEGSLNEVRWQMIDKNNSRAIFDSDGEKIIEIQYSSSNKLEGKIDFHHLKHQFSISIQTLQHQIN from the coding sequence ATGATTTTTAACCATGCTTTTCGCTGCGCGACGTTAATCGTACTGAGTCTGTTTTTAAGTGCATGCAGCTTGGTACCTCACCAATCGACACCTCAAGTCGATATTGCTGAGAACACCCAAGTTAACTTACCGACTCCAGCCAGCTTGGGCTATCAGTTGACGGCCAGCCAATTGATTACGGCCTCTTGGGTAATTGACGACAAACCCACATCTGAGCAACTTCCGGTGCAACTGCAAGTGACTAGCAACGAAGTGGTACTGGCAGGCTTCTCATCTTGGGGGACGCGAGTGCTCTCGTTGTCTTACGATGGAGAACAAATCCAAACCGAAGTACTCAACGGTTTGCAAGGTACGCTACCGCAGCCAGAACAGGTATTATTTAACCTGATGATCACGCTCTGGCCGAGTTCCGCTTGGGAAGGATCGTTAAATGAGGTAAGGTGGCAAATGATTGATAAAAATAATTCTCGCGCCATCTTTGATAGCGACGGTGAAAAGATCATTGAGATTCAATACAGTTCTTCTAACAAATTAGAGGGTAAGATTGATTTTCACCACCTCAAACATCAGTTTTCAATTTCTATTCAAACACTGCAACATCAGATTAATTAA
- a CDS encoding MMPL family transporter: MPKTLNSVSKLSLGTHTLALVWLNLVVLAGALLLKQWVWSAESPIETNILKLLPKNQQNPVAEQAFESVSASMSDKVIFVITAPDKNALFAAATEFDKGLRQSNHFRDVVGKISPQEQQTWASYYFKHRFQLLTPEQRERLSKNPEQQVQHVIQSLYNPFSGVTGQELQNDPFLLFRDYLSQVTQQSSSFRLDNGYLSVEKDGAQYLLITAELKDSPYSLTGQLAVPDIQALEQSVAQKYGAKVAHTGVLFYADFGTQSAKSEISTIGVFSLLGIIALFVLVFRSVMPLSLALLSITIGLLVALSVTTWIFGKVHLFSLVFGASLIGVSIDYAFHYLTERLAAGNEWDSEQGLKHIFIAITLGLITSLIGYLGMLVAPFPGLQQLALFSSIGLIAAYITVVAWYPILARNPSRSISNLPGQSLLAKWLTLWNQPRIKVGLPMLCVVASGFFLLQLNYDDDIRLLQTMPKDLKQQETLITTLSGMQSSQQMLVVTADDDENLMKKLESLTPTLEAWKADSTIESYQSLSRYLSSVERQQQDYQLIRDLYATQSSPLASGLGLNKKPKMDADFIPVTVDQYLQNPVSAPVRFLHLGKIKGKSATVVVLNQLQDSAVVKSFAKSQPDVVYLNKAEEISALFGEYRIKIMELLAAASTVIFLVLIKRYGLQHSWRVLLPSLIACACGLATAVAMGTTLNLFNLLGLVLILGIGIDYTLFFAEKARSVSTLLAITLSAITTLLSFGLLSLSQTHAIHSFGITVLSGIFVAWLLSPIAIKTEGTTS; the protein is encoded by the coding sequence AACCCAGTGGCTGAGCAAGCCTTTGAGTCGGTCTCGGCAAGTATGAGCGACAAAGTCATTTTCGTGATCACAGCGCCGGACAAAAATGCCCTTTTTGCAGCGGCCACTGAATTTGATAAGGGGTTACGACAAAGTAATCATTTTCGCGATGTGGTGGGAAAAATCTCACCTCAAGAGCAGCAAACTTGGGCGAGTTACTACTTTAAGCACCGTTTCCAATTGCTGACGCCTGAACAACGAGAGCGTTTAAGCAAAAATCCAGAACAGCAAGTGCAGCATGTGATTCAATCTCTGTACAACCCCTTTTCTGGAGTGACTGGGCAAGAGTTACAAAATGATCCTTTCTTGCTATTTCGTGATTATTTAAGCCAAGTTACCCAGCAATCGTCCTCTTTCCGATTGGATAACGGCTATCTGTCCGTCGAAAAAGACGGTGCTCAATACTTGCTTATTACTGCTGAGCTAAAAGACTCGCCTTATAGCCTAACTGGGCAGCTTGCCGTCCCTGACATTCAAGCGCTAGAGCAAAGCGTCGCGCAGAAATATGGCGCTAAAGTGGCACATACTGGCGTTCTATTTTACGCCGACTTTGGTACGCAAAGTGCCAAATCGGAGATCAGTACCATAGGTGTGTTCTCTCTGCTCGGTATCATTGCATTGTTCGTGTTGGTCTTTCGTAGTGTGATGCCACTGTCTCTGGCACTGCTTTCCATCACCATTGGTTTGCTCGTTGCGTTGTCCGTTACGACGTGGATTTTTGGAAAAGTCCATCTGTTCAGCTTAGTGTTTGGCGCAAGTTTAATCGGCGTGTCTATCGACTACGCATTCCACTACCTAACCGAACGCCTTGCGGCGGGAAATGAATGGGATAGCGAGCAAGGGTTAAAGCATATTTTCATAGCGATCACACTTGGCTTAATCACCAGTTTGATCGGCTATTTGGGCATGTTAGTGGCACCGTTTCCTGGTTTGCAGCAGCTTGCGCTGTTTTCATCCATTGGTCTGATTGCCGCTTACATCACCGTGGTGGCTTGGTATCCGATACTGGCTCGTAACCCATCGCGCTCCATTTCGAATTTACCGGGACAATCACTGTTGGCGAAATGGTTAACGCTTTGGAATCAACCTCGAATTAAAGTCGGATTACCGATGTTATGTGTGGTTGCGAGTGGCTTTTTCTTGCTGCAATTGAACTACGATGACGACATTCGTCTGCTGCAAACGATGCCGAAAGATCTCAAGCAGCAAGAAACCTTGATTACGACGCTCAGTGGCATGCAATCTTCGCAGCAAATGTTGGTCGTTACCGCCGACGATGACGAAAACCTAATGAAAAAACTGGAGTCTTTGACGCCAACATTAGAAGCGTGGAAAGCGGACAGCACCATCGAAAGCTACCAGAGTCTGAGCCGCTACTTGAGCTCAGTGGAACGTCAGCAACAAGACTATCAATTGATTCGCGATCTTTACGCAACACAATCCAGCCCACTTGCATCCGGACTGGGCTTAAATAAAAAGCCGAAAATGGACGCCGACTTTATCCCTGTCACGGTTGATCAGTACTTGCAAAACCCAGTATCAGCGCCTGTGCGTTTTCTCCATTTGGGTAAAATTAAAGGAAAATCGGCAACGGTAGTGGTGTTAAACCAATTGCAAGACTCCGCCGTTGTTAAGTCTTTTGCCAAATCGCAGCCTGACGTTGTCTACCTAAACAAAGCAGAAGAAATTTCCGCCCTATTTGGTGAATACCGAATCAAAATCATGGAGCTATTGGCAGCCGCCAGTACTGTGATCTTTCTGGTGTTAATCAAGCGGTACGGTCTGCAACACAGTTGGCGAGTTTTACTGCCATCATTGATTGCTTGCGCGTGCGGTCTGGCAACTGCTGTCGCGATGGGAACAACATTAAACCTGTTCAACTTGCTTGGCTTAGTACTCATTCTTGGTATCGGGATCGATTACACTCTTTTCTTTGCCGAGAAAGCGCGCAGCGTGAGCACACTATTGGCGATCACCCTTTCGGCAATAACCACTCTGCTGTCATTTGGGTTGCTGTCACTAAGCCAAACTCACGCGATTCACAGTTTCGGCATTACGGTGTTAAGTGGTATTTTTGTTGCTTGGCTGCTCTCTCCGATTGCGATTAAAACAGAGGGAACGACGTCATGA